CCAGTTCCTGCCCGTCCCCGAATTCCACCAGGCAACCGCCCTTGGATTTGAGGTGCGCCGGGGCCTCGTCCGCCAGTCGGCGGTAATAATCCAAACCGTCCGCCCCACCATCCAACGCGGTATGCGGATCGTGATCCCGCACCTCGGGCTGTAATCCGGGCAGGTCACCCGTGGGAATGTAAGGCGGGTTGGAGACGATCAAATCAAAACGCGTTTCCCTGGGCAGTTGCGCGAAACCGTCACTGGCGTAAAACTCGATCCGATCAGCCACGCCGTGGCGGGCGGCATTTTGTCGCGCCAACGCCAATGCCTCCGGCGAAATGTCCAACGCCATAATCCGGGCCAGCGGAAGCTTCACGGCCAGGTAAATCGCCAGGCACCCGCTACCGGTGCCAAAATCGAGAATACTGACGGCGGGATGAACTTGGGCTGGCGACTCGGCGGAGTCGCTGGGCCGGGTGGTGATGAATTCCAACGCGGCCTCCGCCAGCAACTCGGTTTCCGGTCGCGGGATCAACGCACGACGATCCACCGCCAGTTCCAGACCGCAGAAGACCACGGTGCCAAGCAAGTGTTGCAACGGTTCACGGTTACCCCGCCGCCGCAGTAACTCGCGCATCCGTTCCAATACCGGCTCGGCGAGCGGCTTGTCAAAGGTGAGATACAACTTCAGCCGGGGCATCCCCAGCACTTGGGCCAACAACAGCTCGCTTTGCAGGCGTGGCGAATCCACACCTTTCTTTTCCAGAAACGCGGTGCTCTTTTGAATGATTTCCAAAACCGTCACCCCGGCAGCATAAGCGGCGGCGGCAAACCCTTCAAGCCTGACGGTGGGCTAGATGAGATTGGAATTAATTGGCGCGCCCGGGCTCGCGGCTGCCTTTGCCGATGCGTTTGGTCAGCGAGTCGCCCAATTCCTCACGCGCCTGCTCCGCTTCGGCTTCGAGCTGCCGGGCAATCTCTGGATGCTTGGCGGCCAGGTCCGTGGTCTCGCTGATGTCCGCGACCAGATCGTACAGTTCCGCTTGCTCAAGCTTGCGCTGTTCGTACGGGGCCGGCTTGCCGTCGCGCCCGCCCGGTTTACCGCCCAAGGTGCGGTAGGTGTGCGGAAATTGCAGTTTCCAGCGGCCATCACCGGACGTCACCGCCTGAAGTTGGTTGACTTCATAGTAAAACCAGTATGAAGAATGCGGGTTCTTGGCGCCCGGTTGCCCGCTGATGATGGGCCAGACATCCAGGCCGTCAATTGGCTGTTTGGGCAACTCGGCGCCAATCCGCTTCGCGATGGTGGGCAACAGATCAATCGTCATCAGCATGTCCCGGGATTCTGTTCCGGCGGGGATTTTGCCGGGCCAGCGCATGATGCACGGTTCGCGCGTGCCGCCTTCCCAGTTGGACCCCTTGCCCTCGCGCAACGGATACGCGGAGCCGGCGTGGTTGCCATAACTCAGCCAGGGACCATTGTCCGAGGTAAAAATAACCCAGGTGTTCTCCTCCAACCCGTGGCGTTTAAGCGCCGCCACAATCTCGCCCACCGACCAGTCAATTTCCGCGATCACGTCGCCATACAAGCCGAGTTCGGTTTTACCCCGAAACTTGTCGCTGACGTGCAACGGCACATGCGGCATATTATGCGCCACGTAGAGCAGGAAGGGATGCACCTTGTTTTGTTCGATAAATTTCACCGCGTGTTCCGTGTACCAAGTGGTGAGTTGGTTTTGTTCCGCGTGCTGGACGTTGGTGATGACGATCTTATCCCCCTCATACATGGGCAGATCGGGATAACCGCGTTTGCGGGCGGGGGAGTTGGGCGGCAAATCCACCAGGCTCGGGTGCAGCGGCCACATGTCGTTGGAATACGGCAACCCGAAATATTCATCAAACCCGTGGCGCATCGGCAGGAATTGGGGGCGATCCCCCAAGTGCCATTTGCCGAACATCCCGGTGGCATACCCGCGCTGCTTCATCAACTGGGCGAGGGTCAGTTCCGAATCACTGATGCCGGTTTTCGAGCCCGGCCCGAGGGCTCCGTGAATGCCGATCCGGTTTGGATAACAGCCCGTCAACAACCCCGCGCGCGAGGCGGAACATACGGGTTGCGCAACATGGAAATTGCGGAAGATGCAGCCCTCGGATGCCAAGTGATCCAGGTGGGGTGTCTTAAAACCTTTGGCGCCGAAGACCCCCACGTCGGCATACCCTTGGTCATCCGTGAAAATGATGACCACGTTGGGCCGGGCAGGATCGGCGGCGGACGTGGCGGTGGGCACAAGAATCCAGACAGCGGCCATGAGGGTGACCACCGCCAAGCAAAGACATGATGCAGGCTTCATCAAGGCATTTAACACCCTAATGCGCAGTTTTTCAATGAAACTTTTGCTTCCAATACCCGCATTTTACACTTTGAACTTTGGCCCGGTAACTTTACAGTCTCCCCATGGCGCGCAAAGAGAAAGAAGCTCAGGAGTCGCCGCACGCGAGGGGATTTGCCGAAATCATCGGCATCTCGCTGATCGCTGCGGCCATGCTCCTCATGGTGGCCCAGTGGTCGTATGACCGCTGGGATGTGAGCGCCGTGCGCATTCCTCCCAATTCCCCGCCGCACAATTGGATCGGTTCGGCGGGCGCGTGGGTGGCCTTCGGATCGTTTCGGATGCTGGGCGCAGCGGCGTTCGTGATGCCCCTGTTGCTGTTATTTTTTGGCCTTGGGTATCTCTGGGATCACATGGCGTACCTGCGCCGTCGCTGGTGGTCATGGATCGCCGGATTGGTGCTTTTGGTCTGCTGTACGGGTTTGCTGGACCTGTACACGAATGAAAAGCTCCTGCAGAACATCATCAACAATGAACGAACCGCCTCGCCTGGCTTCCTCGAAAACCTGGCCTACAACCTGGCCGCGCCCAGTGCCGGGGGCATGGTGGGTAACATTCTCAACCACACCATCTTTGGGGTGTTCGGCAAGTTTGGCGCGACCGTCATCTTCCTGTTGCTCTATGTGATCAGCCTGTATTTCCTGACCAATTTCCAACTGGGCCATTGGGTGCGCGCGGCCATCAACCGTCCGGCTGACGCCGAAGAAGAGGAAACGTTTGAAGGCATGACCGAGGAAGAAAAAGCCCTGGCCCGCAAAGCCAAGTCACTGGAGAAACAGGCCCGGAAATTGCAAGATGAACTGGATAAATCCAAGGGGCAGAGGACCGCCGATAAAGCCGCCGCAAAAGAGTCTCGGGAAGCGCTGGCGGCCGGGCGGGCTGAAGATGGCAAACCGGGATTGGGTGCGGATTTGCAGCCGGTGCCGGAACCGATGATCCGCGACCTCAGCATCCCCCAGGCCAAGCCGCAACCAAAACAAGACCCCAAAGCCGCCAGCGAAGGCGCGCCGGAAAAACCGGGGGAAAACGTGGTGCCAGCGGCCAGCAGCGAGGACATTCTGGGCAAGGGTGCCGCCAATCTCAAGCGCGGCAAGAAAGAAGCCAAGGAAGAGCCGCAGATTACCATCGTCCCGGCCAAGTTGGAACCCGCCGCGCCCAAAGAAAGTCCCGTCGAGGAGGAAAATCCGTTTGCCGCCAAACCGGAACCGGAGGCGGAGGACAAGGAAAAAGACGCCGCCCTGGCCGCTGCCGCACCAGCCAATGAGGCGGCCTCTGCGGTGTCGCCATCCCTTCCAAACCGACCCAAACCGATTCCGAAAAAGCCCAAGAAAGTGGCCGTGGCCTCGACCCCAATGATTGGCGATTACCAGTTGCCAACCATGGAGTTCCTGCAACTGCCGGATACCACCCTCAAGCCCACGGAAACCAAGGAAGAGCTGATGGCCAGCGCCGTGTTGATGAAGAACACGCTGGCGCAGTTTGATATCGAAGTTTCCATCGGCGACATCACCAAGGGGCCCACCATCACCCGCTACGAACTGCATCCCGCCCCGGGGGTGAAGCTCGAAAAAATCGCCGCGCTGCAAAATAACATTTCCGCCGCGCTCAAGGCGGAGCGCATTCATGTGCTGGCACCCATTCCCGGCAAGAGCAGCGTGGGCGTGGAAGTGCCCAACCTCATCAAGACCAAGGTGATCATGCGCGATATCCTCGAGTCTGAGGAGTGGCAAAATTCCAAGGCGCGCATTCCGCTGGCGCTGGGCAAGGACGTCTATGGCCGCCCGATGATCGCGGACCTCGGGGATATGCCGCACTTGCTGATCGCCGGGGCCACGGGTTCCGGCAAATCAGTGTGCGTGAACTGCATTGTCGCCTCGCTGCTGTACCGCTTCCGTCCGGATGAATTACGCTTTGTGCTGATTGATCCCAAGGTGGTCGAGATGCAGCAATATAACTCGCTACCCCACTTGGTGGTACCGGTGGTTACCGATCCCAAGAAGGTCATCCTGGCCCTGCGCTGGGTGGTAAATGAGATGGAAAAGCGCTACAAGATTTTCGCCAAGGTCGGCGTGCGCAACATCAAGTCCTTCAACGAACGCCCGCGCAACAAGCCGCTCCCGCCACAGGAACCCGAACTGCCCCTCTTAGCGCGCAAGGAACGCATCGAGCCCAACTCGGATGGGTTCGCCGTCGAGGTAGATGAGGAAATTGTGGTGCCGCGCGAGGATGATATCGTCATCCCGGACAAGCTGAGTTACATCGTGGTGATCATTGACGAGTTGGCGGACCTGATGCTCGTGGCTCCGGCAGACGTGGAGATGGCCATCGCGCGCATCACGCAGATGGCGCGCGCGGCGGGCATCCATTGCATCGTGGCCACCCAGCGTCCCAGCGTGGATGTCATCACCGGCGTCATCAAGGCGAACATTCCCGCCCGCATCGCCTTCCAAGTGGCGTCGCGCGTGGATTCGCGCACCATTCTCGATGCGATGGGAGCGGACAAACTGCTGGGCAAAGGCGACATGCTTTACCTGCCGCCCGGCTCGGCCAAACTGATTCGCGCCCAAGGCGCGCTGATCACGGACCAGGAATTGACCGGCATCGTGGACTTCATCAGCAAGCAAGGCAAACCGAGCTACGAGATGGAAATCCATCAGCAATTGCAAAAACCGGTGAGCGCGCTGGATGCCGATGCGGAAGGTTCAAATGAAGATGAGGATCTGATCGAGCAATGCATCGAAGTCATTCGCAGCGAACAAAAAGCCAGCGTGTCGCTCCTCCAGCGCCGCCTCAAGCTCGGCTACGGGCGCGCCGCGCGCATCATGGATGAACTCGAACGCCGGGGCATCGTGGGCCCGAGCAAAGGCGCCGAACCACGCGACATCCTGATTGATTTGGATGGCGGCGGTGCGGATGGTGCGGGTGTGGACACCGGCTCGTCGGCGTAACGGTAACATTCAGTCAAGTCATACGCATGGACTCAAGGTCAACAACGCTCACCAAGGCCATCTTCCTTGATCGTGACGGCACGATCATCCAGGACTGCCATTATCTGAAGTCCCCGGAGCAGGTTGTACTGCTGCCGGGTGCGGCACGCGCATTGAAACGGTTGCAGGACGCCGGTTTCCGGCTCATCCTCGTCACCAACCAATCCGGCGTGGGCCGCGGCTACTTCACCATGGAAGACGTCGCCCATGTGCAAGCGCACCTGGAAGCCCTGCTGAAGGCGGAAGGTGTGTGCCTCACCGGCTGCTACGTCGCGCCGGAAGCGCCCGACCAGCCCAGCCGGGGACGGAAACCCTCCCCACAATTTCTCCTGGATGCGCGGGACACCTATCGCCTTGACCTGACGCAATGTTACATGATCGGGGACAAGCTGCTCGACCTCGAATGCGGTTGGAACGCCGGCGTGGGGCGCAGCATTCTCGTCCGCACCGGCTACGGCGCGGAACTGGAACGAAAACAGGCGGATCAACTGCGCGATGCCTGGGTGGTGGATGATCTGACGGCGGCCGCAGAGCGGATTGTGGCAAATGGATGATTGCCCCCTCAATCTGCAATCAATTCCCGGATGAAGCACTTTGAGTTTCCTAAAGTGATACTTTAGAAACTTCAAGACTTAATTGGTGATAGCGTTGCGGCAAAGGCTTATGTCGCACGTGTTTTTATCCGATTCTTCTACACCATTCGGAACGGCAATGTCCGGCCCACAAATTTATTGTACCTAATTCTTGACAGTAGCCGGCATTTTGGCGAAAAACTTTGGTCGTTACGCCCTGGTATGGTCCGGCTGCGGGCAATGGCTTGGTCCGTTGTTTTCAGACGGCTGTCCGGGTGTTTGTTGGGATGGAATTGTCGGTAAACCTTAACGATCAAATATAACATGGAAACATCAGTTGTTCGCAGACAAAGCACAGCCCCCGCCATGGCGCTTGTTCTGGCTTCAAGCTTATGCGGTGCCTTGGTCACTCACGCTTATGATTTACCCGCCGTGAATCTTGGCGTTACCAGCTTCCTGGATGGCGGCCCGCCGGCCGGGCCGGGTTTTTATTTTACCGAATACGGGCAGTATTACACCTCGCATCAACTCAATGATGCCCACGGGAAATCCATGGGGTTGCCGGGCGCCGACCTGGATGTCGGGGTCAGTCTGAGCCAGTTCATCTATCAATCGGATCAAAAAGTATTTTTGGACGGCAAATGGGGTATGGACGTGATTGTGCCGGTGGTCAGCGCCCACATCTCGTTTGACGCGCCCATCCCGTTGCGCGCCAATGGCACCGGCTTGGGTGACGTGGTGGTGGGTCCATTCATACAATGGGATCCCATTATGGGCAAGAATGGCCCGTTGTTTATGCATCGGATCGAGCTGCAATGCATCACGCCGACGGGCAAATATGATCGAAACTACGCGATCAATCCGGGCAGTGGTTATTTTTCGTTCAATCCGTATTGGTCGGGCACGCTGTTTGTCACGCCCAAGTTCACCGTCTCCACGCGGGTGCATTACCTGTGGAATGACAGCACCACGGATCCCAACATCCCCGGTGCCACCAAGCTTCAAGCCGGGCAGGCGGTTCATTTGAACTTTGCCATGGATTATGAACTCATCGAGAAGCATCTGCGGGCGGGAGCAAACCTGTACTATTTAAAGCAGTTCACGGATAGCCATGTGTATGGCGTCAACACCGCGGATCGCCGGGAGCGGGTGTTAGGCGTGGGTCCGGGAGCGATTTATAGCTTTAACCAGAACAACCATCTCTTTCTCAACGCGTATTTTGAACCAGTGGCCGATAACCGCCCTGAAGGAATGCGTTTTGTGTTGCGTTACGTCCATCATTTCTAAGCCGAATAGGGACTCGTTGCGAAAGAACGCCAAAACCTAGTACAATTCAAAACCCCGTGGAAACACTCCATTTCCACGGGGTTTCGTTTTCGACCTTTGTGTTTAAAAAAACGGTCAGCCCGTTATTTTTTTCCGGTAAACCAGGGTTTCGCGGTTGGATCTGACGAGCAGAAGTTTAACAGCAGTTTGGCCACTTTGTCCCGGCCGGAGTTGCTGGGGTGGGTGCCGTCATTTCCGCAGTCCTCGCGCAGCCAGACCAAGCCATCGCTCTTGCGTGGGGTCACGCCATCCGTCCAAAGGTACGGGCCCCAAAGCAGCAACGGCACTTTGACCGCGCCTTTGGTTGGATTATAGTTCAGGGCGGCATCCTTCTTGATCTGGCTTTGGATGAGGTTGCGCATCGCAAAGGCCCCTTCATAAGCGTATGGCTCGGGGTTCAGCCCGGTGGCGGCATTGCCCGCATAAATCCGGCTGGACAGGTAGGCAATACGGAGATTGGGATACCGCTTTTTGGCCAGTTCCAGCGACCCGGCGACCTGCCCCTGTAACTCCTCGACGTGTTTGGGAAATTCCCCGTATCGGGCAGGGGCGATCCGAGCCTGTTTGAGCCACACCACCTGCACTTGGTTAGGCGTGACGCCCGCCGCTTTCATCCGCTGTTCCGCTACGGTCCAAGCGTTGGCATCGTCATGATTCCATCGCTCGGCATCCTGGCCGCCTTGCGCGCCATCTACCACTACCAGCAAGGGGGATTTCGCCGGATCTGCGTCTGCCATTTGCTTGAACCGGGAATATTCCATCGTCGTATTGGACATGCCCATGGAGAGCAGGACTATTTTGCCTTCGGGCGAGGGCTTGCCCTCGGCATCCAAAGGGACGATTTTTTGCACTTCAGCCATGGCCGCCTGCAAATGCAGGGCGGGTGGCTGGTTTTTGCCACCCCCATACAACCCGCCATCCTGATCTTTGTATTTCTCTTGGGCGGACATCTGGTCCAGCGGAATCAGGCCGGTGGATTCGCGTGGTGGCGGTGCGGCGGGAGCGCTCTTGCCTTGGCCCTGTCCTTGCCTGCCCTGCCCATACTTTTCGCGCATCTGCTTGAGGTAGGCTTGTTCCTCTTCGGTCAGGGTTTGGCCGCCGTTTTGTTTCTGCATCAATTCGCGCGCGCGCTGCATCTCGGCAGGCGTGGGCATGGCGTTCGGACGCTGTTCGCCCGGCTGGTTCGGATCCCGCTTTGCCCGCTCTGCCTTGGCGCGGTCCAGATAATTCTGATCTGCGTCGGAAAGTTTCTCGCCTTGTTGCGATTTTTGGTAAAGGTCTCGGGCGCGATTCCAGTCAATGGCCTCCTGGTTGTCAGCCCCCCGCAGGTTTGAATTAAGGCTGAGGCAGACGAATGCCATGGTGCTGGCGCTTAGCAGATACCGGCCAAGCCGAAACGCGATTTGATTGGTCATGGTTCAATTTGAGACGCTTATCGCCGGCGGTTGGTTACAAGGTTTAAGTCGCGAGGTTGAAGTGGGTCAATCATTCATCATTTCCCGCAACGCCTGGCCGGTGTGACTGGCCGCGCAACCCATCACCGTTTCTGGCGTGCCGCAGGCGACCAGTCGGCCTCCTTCATCACCCGCTTCCGGCCCCAGGTCAATCAACCAATCCGCAGATTTCATGACTTCCAGGTGATGCTCGATGACCACGAGCGAGTGACCGCCATCCACCAGCTTTTGGAACACCTGCAGCAACACCCGCACATCCTCAAAATGCAGACCGGTGGTCGGTTCATCGAAGAGGAACAGGGTGGGTTTGGCTGCCCGCGTTTCCGCGCGGGCGAACTCCGCCAGATAACTGACCAGTTTGAGCCGCTGGCTTTCTCCGCCCGACAGCGTGTTGATGGGCTGGCCCAAGCGCAGATAACCCAATCCCACTTCGCGCAAATACTCCAACGCCGTCAGGGCGCGCCGGGCAGGTTTGGATTCCGCAAAGCCACTCAGGAAGACCACCGTTTCATCCACCGTTGCCTCCAGTAAATCACCGATGCTCCAGGTTTTACCGCCGGGCGCGGGAATTTTTACGTCCAACACATGCGGCCGGTACCGCCGCCCCTGGCAATCCGGACAGCGGATGAACACATCGCTCAGAAACTGCATTTCGATTTTCTCGAAACCCGCGCCACGGCAGCGCGCGCATTGTCCTTGTTCCGAGTTGAAGCTGAATGCGCTGGCTCCCATGCCGCGTTGACGGGCGGCGTCCGTTTGTGCAAACAACTCGCGCAAATCATCAAAGGCGCCGATGTACACGGCTGGATTCGAGCGCGGCGTGCGGCCCAACGGCGATTGGTCCACCAACACGGCGCGGCCCAAATGTTCACCGCCGGAAATCCGGGCCAGCCCGGCGGCTTCACCACCCTCTTGGGTATCCTCCTGCGATTCCTCGCCGCCGGGCGCGGGCGATGCCACCGCCCCCGCGTCTTCCGGTCGTAACATGTCCAGCAAGCGTGGCAAAAGCACTTCGCGGACCAATGTGGTTTTGCCCGAACCACTGACCCCCGTGATGACCACGAATCGGCTTAAGGGAATATCCACCGCCAGATCCCGCAAGTTGTGGCACGTGGCCCGCTGAATGGACAAGTGCGGGGTGGCGGCATCCACCGGACGCCGTGTCGGTACCGGGATTTGCTTTTTCCCCGCCAGGTATTGTCCGGTCAGCGAACGGTTGGACTTCAGAATGGCCGCGTAAGTTCCCTGAAAAACCACTTCACCGCCGCTTTCTCCGTGCCCCGGTCCCAGATCCACAATCTGGTCTGCCGCGCGCATGACGCTGGCTTCATGCTCGACCACCACCACGGTGTTACCCGTATCGCGCAACCGTTCGAGCAAACGCACCAAGCGCCCCGTATCGCGCGGGTGCAACCCCACGCTGGGTTCATCCAGCACAAACAGGGTGTTCACCAAGCGCGTGCCGAGACAGGTGGTCAGGTTCACCCGCTCGGTTTCCCCACCGGACAGAGTACGGGTGGGCCGGTCCAGGGTAAGGTAGCCCAGCCCCACATCCACCAGATAGCCAATCCGGGCACGAACTTCCTCCAGCACCAATTGCAACGGGTCGCGCTTTTCCAATGGATGCCGGGCGATCAACTGTTCCATCACCTGCAACGCGTCTCGCAATGGCAGACGATAAAAATCCGAAAGCGTAAGGCCCGCCTCAGTCCCCTTCGCAACCAACCCGTTATCCCGGCCGTTACCCGGCATAATCATGGGCAGCCGGTACCAGAGCGCCTCGGGTTTAAGACGCGCGCCCCGGCATTCCGGGCACGTGGTATAAACCCGGTAACGGGAGAGCAGCACTCGCACATGCATCTTATAGGTTTTGGATTCCAGCCAGCGAAAGTAGCCCTTCACCCCATACCAGGCGTTGGGCCACTCATGGTCGCGATCTTTTCCATAACCGGGATCGCCACTAATTACCCAATCCTGCCAGTGCGGCTCCAAGTCACAAAACGGCACATTCACGGGCGCGCCTCGTTTGCGGCAAAAATCCATCAAATCCTCCTGACACTCCGCACTCATGCCGCTTTGCCATGGCTTGATGACTCCGCCCGCCAGTGTCTTGGTGCGATCCGGGATTGCCAAATTATAATCCACCGTGATCAGGCGTCCAAAACCTTTGCAGGCCGGACAAGCGCCAAGGGGATGATTAAAGCTGAACAGCGCCGGAGAAGGATCGCGATACTCAATATCACAGGCCGCACAGTGCAAATGCCGCGAGAACGACCACCCGCGCGCCGTTTCCACCATGTCCGCAGCCGCACCAGCAGATGCCAGAATATGTACCGTCAGCTTGCCTTTGCCAAAATGATACGCCTGTTCGCACGCCTCAACCAACCGCGCGCGATTACCGGCCGACAACCGCAGACGATCCTGAATAACCGTCAAAACCCCAGGCTTCTGCCCGGCCAGATGGGTGGCGGCCTCCTCCAGCCGGATGGTCCGCCCCGCGTGCAACAAACGCTGATACCCCTGCTTACTGATTAGCGCCAGCGAATCCTCCAAAGACAACTTTTCCGCGAGCGGCAGGGTAAAGGTAATCAGCGCTTCCTGGCCCAGCGCGCTGGCCGAAACGGTTTTCCAGATTTGTTGAGGAGCTTCTTTGCGCACGAGTTCTCCGCATTGATGGCAGTGCAACCGGGCCACCTGCGGCCAGAGTAATTTAAGGTAATCGCAAATCTCGGTCATGGTGCCAACCGTCGAGCGCGTGGTGCGCACCGTGTTGCGTTGCGCGATGGCAATGGCGGGGGGGATGCCCTCGATGCTATCCACCGCCGGCTTATCCATTCGGTCAAAAAACTGGCGCGCATAGGGCGAAAACGTCTCGATGTAACGGCGCTGCCCCTCGGCAAACAGCGTATCAAAGGCAAGCGAACTCTTGCCCGATCCGCTCAGGCCGGTCACCACAATGAGCCGGCCCGTCGGCAGATCGAGATCGAAATGCTTGAGATTATTTTGCCGGACGCCACGCAGTCGGATGACGGCTCCAGCAGATGTCTTCGCCATGGGATGGAATGTATGGCCTGTCGCTCCCTTGTCAAACTTTCAGGGATTGAGAGTTCCCCGCCGTCGTGCCAGTTGTGCTTCATACAAATTCTTCGGCTGAAGCTGAGCCGGCTGGATGTTCTCGTGCCACTTCCCGGCTTTATCGGTGACTGAAGGCTGGTCCGATTGCACGCCCACCAGGTTCATCGAAGGCGGGCCAAACACACTCGGCGGATAGACCAGCGCTTTTTTTGCCCGCAGGTTCCAGAAGGTCTCACGAGCCCCGGAGTGTTTGCCCAAATCGGCCCCGCCACCGCACATCCAAGGGCGGGTTCCCGCCCCCACGTCAATATCCGTAAACAGATTCTCGTAGGGCGCGCGTTTGTGATGATCAAAACAAAGGTCCACCCCTTGGCCGCAGGAACACACATTGCCGGCACCATGACTGACACTGATATCATGGATGAATTTCTGGCGGTAATCAAAATGGGTGAACAGATTGTCCCCGTCGCCCAAATAAATACCGTGATGCCCCACGTAACCAGCGCGATCCGCCTTGCGATGGGATTCATAGACCACGCCATCCACCGTGTTAAATCGGCCACTGATGAACAGGCCGCTATCCGCGTTGACAATCCGGATGTTCCGCACCCAACAGTTGATGACGCCGCCCAGAGAGATGGGATTATACCCCAGTTCGGTGAAATGCCCCAGATAATCCGTTACCGGAAACTCAAAACATAGATTCTCAATGCCACACTCGGAAACGGTAGGGATGAAACTGAGCACTTCCGGTTTCCAGATGGCCTTCAGATCCGCCCGCAGCGGTCGTTCCAATTGCAGCGCGCCACCCTTGATTCCTTTGATCCGCGTCACCAGCGCCGCCCGCGTGTTCCCCTTGATTTTGCTGAGATTGCCGGGATCGTTGGAATACAGGTGGGTGGCCAGGGAATTGTCCGGCGTATCCCGCTCGGCGATCATCACCCATTGGCCATTCGTGAACCCTGCCGTGCTGGAAACCTGAATCAGTGTGTCGCCCCGCCTGGCTTCGGCGGTGACGGTCGCCAGCATTTTGCTGCGCGGATCGCCCCGCAAGGACAGAAAACCGCCGGACCACGAGTAGTTTGAAGTCGGACGCCCTCCAGTGTTCATCCCCATGTTGGGTTTGATTTTCTCCAGCGGGATGGGACAAAACAGTACCGTATTTTTTGGGTCCGCCCCCCGCAGTACCAGGTTGGGCTTCCGGATCTCGATGATCTGCGTGATTTTGTAGCGGCCAGCGGGAATTTCAATCGCCCCGCTTTCCACCTTCGCAATGGCATTCAAAAAGGCCTGCGTGTCATCCTGAATTCCGTCGCCTTTGGCGCCGAAGCTTTTTATGCTGACGCCTGGCGGGATGGTTGGGATCGGCGCTTCGCCGCAATGGTATCCGGCATACGAGAAATCCGGCAATCGGCTGGTCGGCGACCACTTTTCACCCTTGTCACCCCAAAGTTCAGAAACGGCGGCAGGCGCGCTGACGCCTGGCAGGAGCAAAGCGCAAACCAGAGCCGCGTGCCAGTTTCGGATTATCATCAGCTTGTTACCAGTGTGCCAACCTTCTCGCCCGCCACCACCCGCTTGAGGTTGCCGGACTTGAAGAGATCAAAGACAATGATGGGCATGTGATTATCCATGCAGAGGGAAAAGGCCGTGGAATCCATCACCTTCAATTGCCGTTGCAAGGCATCCAGATAGGTGATGTGCTCGAACCGCTTGGCGGTGGGATTTTTCTTCGGGTCACTGTCATAG
This Verrucomicrobiota bacterium DNA region includes the following protein-coding sequences:
- the prmC gene encoding peptide chain release factor N(5)-glutamine methyltransferase; translation: MTVLEIIQKSTAFLEKKGVDSPRLQSELLLAQVLGMPRLKLYLTFDKPLAEPVLERMRELLRRRGNREPLQHLLGTVVFCGLELAVDRRALIPRPETELLAEAALEFITTRPSDSAESPAQVHPAVSILDFGTGSGCLAIYLAVKLPLARIMALDISPEALALARQNAARHGVADRIEFYASDGFAQLPRETRFDLIVSNPPYIPTGDLPGLQPEVRDHDPHTALDGGADGLDYYRRLADEAPAHLKSKGGCLVEFGDGQELEIQPIFSAREWVVTAVKKDYTDRPRMLTAIRPDGKSGDDYEQ
- a CDS encoding sulfatase — its product is MKPASCLCLAVVTLMAAVWILVPTATSAADPARPNVVIIFTDDQGYADVGVFGAKGFKTPHLDHLASEGCIFRNFHVAQPVCSASRAGLLTGCYPNRIGIHGALGPGSKTGISDSELTLAQLMKQRGYATGMFGKWHLGDRPQFLPMRHGFDEYFGLPYSNDMWPLHPSLVDLPPNSPARKRGYPDLPMYEGDKIVITNVQHAEQNQLTTWYTEHAVKFIEQNKVHPFLLYVAHNMPHVPLHVSDKFRGKTELGLYGDVIAEIDWSVGEIVAALKRHGLEENTWVIFTSDNGPWLSYGNHAGSAYPLREGKGSNWEGGTREPCIMRWPGKIPAGTESRDMLMTIDLLPTIAKRIGAELPKQPIDGLDVWPIISGQPGAKNPHSSYWFYYEVNQLQAVTSGDGRWKLQFPHTYRTLGGKPGGRDGKPAPYEQRKLEQAELYDLVADISETTDLAAKHPEIARQLEAEAEQAREELGDSLTKRIGKGSREPGRAN
- a CDS encoding DNA translocase FtsK: MARKEKEAQESPHARGFAEIIGISLIAAAMLLMVAQWSYDRWDVSAVRIPPNSPPHNWIGSAGAWVAFGSFRMLGAAAFVMPLLLLFFGLGYLWDHMAYLRRRWWSWIAGLVLLVCCTGLLDLYTNEKLLQNIINNERTASPGFLENLAYNLAAPSAGGMVGNILNHTIFGVFGKFGATVIFLLLYVISLYFLTNFQLGHWVRAAINRPADAEEEETFEGMTEEEKALARKAKSLEKQARKLQDELDKSKGQRTADKAAAKESREALAAGRAEDGKPGLGADLQPVPEPMIRDLSIPQAKPQPKQDPKAASEGAPEKPGENVVPAASSEDILGKGAANLKRGKKEAKEEPQITIVPAKLEPAAPKESPVEEENPFAAKPEPEAEDKEKDAALAAAAPANEAASAVSPSLPNRPKPIPKKPKKVAVASTPMIGDYQLPTMEFLQLPDTTLKPTETKEELMASAVLMKNTLAQFDIEVSIGDITKGPTITRYELHPAPGVKLEKIAALQNNISAALKAERIHVLAPIPGKSSVGVEVPNLIKTKVIMRDILESEEWQNSKARIPLALGKDVYGRPMIADLGDMPHLLIAGATGSGKSVCVNCIVASLLYRFRPDELRFVLIDPKVVEMQQYNSLPHLVVPVVTDPKKVILALRWVVNEMEKRYKIFAKVGVRNIKSFNERPRNKPLPPQEPELPLLARKERIEPNSDGFAVEVDEEIVVPREDDIVIPDKLSYIVVIIDELADLMLVAPADVEMAIARITQMARAAGIHCIVATQRPSVDVITGVIKANIPARIAFQVASRVDSRTILDAMGADKLLGKGDMLYLPPGSAKLIRAQGALITDQELTGIVDFISKQGKPSYEMEIHQQLQKPVSALDADAEGSNEDEDLIEQCIEVIRSEQKASVSLLQRRLKLGYGRAARIMDELERRGIVGPSKGAEPRDILIDLDGGGADGAGVDTGSSA
- a CDS encoding HAD family hydrolase; protein product: MDSRSTTLTKAIFLDRDGTIIQDCHYLKSPEQVVLLPGAARALKRLQDAGFRLILVTNQSGVGRGYFTMEDVAHVQAHLEALLKAEGVCLTGCYVAPEAPDQPSRGRKPSPQFLLDARDTYRLDLTQCYMIGDKLLDLECGWNAGVGRSILVRTGYGAELERKQADQLRDAWVVDDLTAAAERIVANG
- a CDS encoding transporter, translated to MALVLASSLCGALVTHAYDLPAVNLGVTSFLDGGPPAGPGFYFTEYGQYYTSHQLNDAHGKSMGLPGADLDVGVSLSQFIYQSDQKVFLDGKWGMDVIVPVVSAHISFDAPIPLRANGTGLGDVVVGPFIQWDPIMGKNGPLFMHRIELQCITPTGKYDRNYAINPGSGYFSFNPYWSGTLFVTPKFTVSTRVHYLWNDSTTDPNIPGATKLQAGQAVHLNFAMDYELIEKHLRAGANLYYLKQFTDSHVYGVNTADRRERVLGVGPGAIYSFNQNNHLFLNAYFEPVADNRPEGMRFVLRYVHHF